CGGCTTGCGCACGGTGATCGGCGGCCCCATCACCTCGAGCCTCGCGCCCTCCATGCTGCCGGCCACCCACATCGTCATCGGCGAGGCCGAGGAGATCGTCTCCGATCTGGCCCGCGACATTGAAAACAACACCGCGCGCCCCGTGTATCAAGCCTGCGAGCGCCCGCTGCTGGACCGCTGCCCGCTGCCCGATCTCAGCCTCATCCGCATGAAGCGCTACAACACCATGACCATCCAGTGCTCGCGCGGGTGCCCCTTTCAGTGCGAGTTCTGCGACATCATTGAGATCTACGGGCGCAAGCCGCGCACCAAGCCCATTCCTCAGGTGCTCGCCGAGCTGGACCAGCTTTACGCCGCCGGCTGGCGCGACTCTGTCTTCCTGGTGGACGACAACTTCATCGGCCACAAGCCGCGCGCCAAAGCCCTGCTCGCCGCCCTCTCTGACTGGCAGGCCGATCATGGCTTTCCCTTCCGCTTCATCACCGAGGCCTCGCTCAATCTTGCCGACGATCTTGATCTTCTCCACGGCATGCAGGCCGCGCAGTTCACCTCCGTCTTTCTCGGCATTGAAACGCCCAATGAGTCCAGCCTGCTCGCCAGCGGCAAGCTCCAGAACACCCGCCGTGATCTCGTCGAGAGCATCCGCCGCATTCAGCGGCGAGGCATTGAGGTCATGGGCGGCTTCATTCTCGGCTTTGATACCGACCGCGAAGACATCTTTGACCGCCTCGTCGATTTCATCCAGACCAGCGCCATTCCTATCGCGATGGTGGGCCTGCTGCAGGCCATCCCCGGCACGCAGCTCTACCGCCGCCTGCACAGCGAGGGCCGCATCCTCGAATCCGGAACCGGCAACAACACCGGCGGCCAGCTCAACTTTCTGCCCCGCATGAACGCCGCCAGTCTCACCCGCGGATACCGCCAGGTGCTCGAACGCAT
The DNA window shown above is from Acidobacterium capsulatum ATCC 51196 and carries:
- a CDS encoding B12-binding domain-containing radical SAM protein, with protein sequence MNALLVYPSIPDTYWSFRYALSFQGKRAAQPPLGLMTIAPLLPGHWRKRLVDMNVERLTEAHLAWADVVLISAMLVQRGAVDALLARCRERGLRTVIGGPITSSLAPSMLPATHIVIGEAEEIVSDLARDIENNTARPVYQACERPLLDRCPLPDLSLIRMKRYNTMTIQCSRGCPFQCEFCDIIEIYGRKPRTKPIPQVLAELDQLYAAGWRDSVFLVDDNFIGHKPRAKALLAALSDWQADHGFPFRFITEASLNLADDLDLLHGMQAAQFTSVFLGIETPNESSLLASGKLQNTRRDLVESIRRIQRRGIEVMGGFILGFDTDREDIFDRLVDFIQTSAIPIAMVGLLQAIPGTQLYRRLHSEGRILESGTGNNTGGQLNFLPRMNAASLTRGYRQVLERIYSCDAYYERVLRFLAHCPPPAATQLSLSKLRALLASLLRQGILSPHRRSYWKFLLAAITRYRHSFRTAMTLAVMGYHFQRMTDRICRQDA